TGattgtttaaatgccagtcatatCCATTGTGCGGTTTTAGGAAACACATTATCGAACGTGTGCTGTGACTTAGAGCAGAGACCAATGGACTGATCAGGAGGAGGTCACAAGGTGGGAGTTAAGAGTCCTGTGGCTCTAGTCACAGAATTGAATTCTCACCATTCCCTGGCCAGTGTTCCTCCCCCAACAGCACCAATTTCGCACCAAAAATTACAGTCACCACATTCAACAATCATTTGTTTCTGGTTCAGGAATTCCATAAACTCTTTAATTGTTAACGTGGCTGGTCATCCATACTGTAGACCTCGATTCCGGGATGATACTTATCAATGAAAGATATCCCAACAGTGATAAAACTTAATGATATTTGGACAGTGTATACAATGTCATTTAGGTGACTCAAACTAAATGCCAATGTTTTATTTTCAGTGGCCCCTGTTGTAAGCAACAGCTCTCAGATACAACATGGCTAATGACAAAGAACTGGACCAAGCCCTTGCTGAGCTCAAGGCAAACATGAAGGAGGCAAAGGTTTCAATGCAAGTATTTCAGAACAGAGAAAGGTTTTCTACAATATCCGGGGTATTGAAACCCATTTTCCAGGTAGCCGGAATAATTCTTAAACTTGCTTTAGGGAAACGAGAGAGTGAGGAGCTCACATACATGAAGGAGCAATTCCAGACAGTCAGAAACCAGCTCGATGTCATTTCAGATCAGATTAAACAAGTGCTTTGGGAGATAGAGAAAAGTACGATTAATAATCAGTATTTCCCCATTGAAGAGAATCTGAAAAATCAGTTCAGGAAATACATGGACATCATCAATGCAGCACCAGAGTTCCGGGAGAGTGAGAAACGAGAGTTCCTCACGCACTTTGATGTGACTAAAGGTGACCAGAACCTTCACACTCTCTATGATGCTGTGATGGGACATTCTGCCATCTTTGGCAAACCCATCCTGGAAACCGCCATGCTATATGATCAGAGAAATCGACGCCTCATGGAAGAGCTCTGCTCCCGACTGAAGGAGCTGTTCTGTATTGGCCTGATTGCCATGATAGGTCACGCTGCCCTCACTGGAACTGACGTTGAGGCGTTAAAGAAAGAATGGAATGAGAAAATTACCAAAGTTGAGAGTAGAATGAAATCCATGATAGATCAGTGCACAAAGGGGTTTGCAGAGCAGGCAGAAATAGATGTCGAGGGTCTTATAAAGAACAAGGGTGAGCGAGATAACAAGGGGTGTGCAACCTATATAATTGAGGCTTTAACAGGTAAATATGACTGGGTTAAATGGTCTGTGCGCGTCTATGACCCTGTCTCTGGGTTCGACAATCACTGTGTCATTGGTCCCAATCGGTTTCACTTTTTCAGGCTCAATGGTGTGAATGTTGTTGTTTCCTATGCCATTGATCCAAAATCTCCACTTAATGAGGCACAGATCAGGCAGTTAATGGAGGGGAAAGATAGCTGGAATGATGCAAAAGAGGTTGCCACATTTGTGCACAATAACCTTCCCTCGGGGTATGTTGTACACACAGTGAGACGATACAAGGACCTGTGGGTTCACAAGAACTTCCCCAACAGTTGTCATTTCTGGGAAACATATAGCGGAGTCACCCTGTGTGTCCATTCCACATAAACCTCCTCTCTGCTCCAATGAATCAACGCACAGCTGGTCAGGAAATGCTTGCTTGTTAATTTTTAACGTTTTGAAATAGAATAGAATTTGAAATTTATTGAATGGATCTTTCAAATCTCTTTTTGTTCATATTTCATGTCAAATGAGGAGTTAAATAAGGAAATATAACATTGCATGACTAAAACTGAGCAAATTACAAAATCCAAATAGAATCCAAATAGCAAAATAGAACCTCTCATCTCGGGCATTGCTGGGTCCAATGTGTTCTGCTGTGCCCTCATGGAACTAGGAACTCGATTTGTATTTGGTTAAATCTCCATTAAATAATGGAAGCACAGCCTTACTGGTCTGGAACTTGACATTCAATTTTATCACGCCGAATGTCAGTCCTTCAAGCTGTGAACCTGACTGTTGAAGTTTAAGCTCTGACAAGACAGTTTGTCCCAAGGACACTTGTGAATGTCCCGAGGCAACTGGGGTTCATACAACAGTCTGTGGCTGTCAATATTGAGAGTGTTAAAGCTCAACTAAACCCCACTAGCGATCATAGTTACACAATAGGGGTGTCGgtcaggttgatcttagattaggataagtggtcggcacaacatcgtgggccgaagggcctgtactgtgctggactgttctatgtaaTAATAATTCATCACAACTATTTCACTGACGCTCTGAAAGATGTCTATCGATTGAGGCACCTCCTACTCATTGCCAAATGTGGATCTTTGAAGCCATAAATCTCCAGAGATTTTCCAGCTGATCTGTGAATTAGAGCCAAGCCTCCTCGACATTGTTATCCCGGTGTTAACGAGGTTTTGATTGCAGCTAGTGAAGAATTGTGAGGCTGAGGGAAAATGCAAAGATATTACCAATGAAGAAAGGAGATGGTCTTCACTACACCTACATTTCTGTCAGCAATGAGCATGCATTGGAATGACTCAGGAATACATGATGGCTTTTTCTATTTCTGATAAATAGATCTGTAATAATCTGAGATCTGTGTCACTTACTCAATCTGTAATGTCAAATATTCCTCTGTGATACGGAGGCTGGCTGAGTTATGTATCTTGTACTATTTCAGTTTATTTGTTGCAATTACTGTTCCAGATTGTTATTTGAGAAGGAAGAATGTATAGCTATGAGGAGCATGCAGAAAAATGGCACTCAGTGAATTGTTCATTCAGGGGGCTGAATTCCCTGTGCTGTAATAATCCTGTGAGTGTGCAACTGTTAAAATAAAGTTGGTTCTGATTATTCACTGCaatgtgctggataaactcagccagATTACAGGCTCCGTCTGTCTCAGGAAGTATTACTGAACTCCATTATATACATTcaggcacacagtgagggtgggacaCAGGGCGGGATTGGCTGCAGAGCTGGCGAGGGGCCCTTGCTGTCTCTTTGGCTGATGATCAGTGGTCCTTCCCAATCAGGGAATGGTGAGACCACTGTCGAGAATCCCTGGAATCAAGACCCACAGGGGTGGAAGTATCACCTATTGAGAGTTGCCGGCCAATCAGAGGCCGGCAGCTATTGTGCGCAGCAGTGCcactgggaggcagtggctgctggAGGACAAACACCTAAGGAGCAAGCCAGGCCACAGGTAAGTAAAGTGGGATAGGGGCGAGGAGGAGTACAGCGGGGTCAGCAGCAAGGGTGGCAGTCAGCGGGGCTCCCCTTCCTGGTCAAGTGCCTTGCTGAGTGCCTTTGATCAAGGGAaccacacctcccctctcccctctccccacctggAGAGGACAGGCTGGCCGCCCAGTTTTTAGCTGCCATGTATGTTGCATGGCAATAGAGCCATCTGCAGCTGGGTTAATACCAATGGCGGTGGGATGAGGCCCAGACGTGGTTATTTGGTGAttaggggaaggtggtggggcagtggtattgtcactgggctagtaatccagagacccagagtaatgctccagggtcctgggctcaaatcccgccacggccgatggtgaaattttaattccatGAAATCTGATGAGCacaaaaccattgccaattgtccaaCAAATCCACCTGCTTCACGAATGTcccttaggaaaggaaatctgccattcttacctggtctggctgagaCTCCAACCCACAacaatataaagaacaaagaaatgtacagcacaggaacaggcccttcggccctccaagcccgtgccgactatgctgcccgactaaactacaatcttctacacttcctgggtccgtatccctctattcccatcctattcatgtatttgtcaagatgccccttaaatgtccctatcgtccctgcttccaccacctcctcaggtagcgagttccaggcacccactaccctctgtgtaaaaaacttgcctcgtacatctactctaaaccttgcccctctcaccttaaacctatgcccccgagtaattgacccctctaccctggggaaaagcctctgactatccactctgtctatgcccctcataattttgtatacctctatcagttcgcccctcaacctccgtcgttccagtgagaacaaaccgagtttattcaaccgctcctcacagctaatgccctccataccaggcaacattctggtaaatctcttctgcaccctctctaaagcctccacatccttctggtagtgtggcgaccagaatggaacactatactccaagtgtggcctaactaaggttctatacataagaccataagacataggagcagaattaggccactcggcccatcgagtctgctccgccactcaatcatggctgatacttttctcatttccattctcctgccttctcccgtaacctctgatccccttattgatcaagaacctatcaatctctgtcttaaagatagagctacaacatgacttgccaatatttatacttaatgccccagctgatgaaggcaagcatgccgtatgccttcttgactaccttctccacctgtgttgccccttccagtgacctgtggacctgtactcctagatctctttgacgttcaatactcttgagggttctaccattcactgtatattccctacctgcattagaccttccaaaatgcattacctcacatttgtccggattaaactccatctgccatctctccgcccaagtctccaaccgatctcacagtaacatcattgcagtgttaatgtaggcctacttgtgacaataataaagattaataaaaatctaaatcctgctgtattctctgacagtcctcatcgctatccgcaattccaccaacctttgtgtcgtctgcaaacttactaatcagaccagttacattttcctccaaatcatttatatatactacgaacagcaaaggtcccagcactgatccctgcggaacaccactagtcacagccctccaattacaaACACACCCTTCCCCTGCTACcccatgaccaagccagttctgtatcaatcttgccaactcacctctgatcccgtgtgactcaaccttctgtaccagtctgccatgaagggccgtgtcaaaggcctgactgaagtccatgtaaacaacatccactgccccaccctcatcaatcatgtcctcaaaaaactcatcaagttagtgagacacgatctcctcttcacaaaaccatgctgcctctcactaatacgtccacttgcttccagatGGGGGTAAATCTTTTCTCgaagaatcttctccaataatttccctaccactgacgtaaggctcaccggcctgtaatttcttggattatccttgctactcttcttaaacaaaggaacaacattaactattctccagtcctccgggacatcacctgaagacagtgaggatccaaagattactgtcaaggcctcagcaatttcctcccttgcctcccgcagtattctggggtctatcccatcaggccctggggactatcTGCCTACATGTTTTTCAAGACATCCAactcctcctcctttttgatctcaatgtgacccagactatctacacacccttccccagacgcaTCATCCACCAActccctctctttggtgaatactgatgcaaagtactcatttaatatctctcccatttcccctggctccacgcatagattccctcccctgtccttgagtggaccaatcctctccctggctaccctcttgctctttatatttgTACAAAAAGTCTTGGATTTTCctaaatcctgtttgccaatgactttttgtgactccTTTTAGCTCTCCTCACTCGTAGCTTAAgatcagcatggtagcattgtggacagcacaattgcttcacagctcccgggtcccaggttcgaatccggctaggggcactgtctgtgcggagtctgcacatcctccccgtgtgtgcgtgggtttcctccgggtgctccggtt
The genomic region above belongs to Scyliorhinus torazame isolate Kashiwa2021f chromosome 6, sScyTor2.1, whole genome shotgun sequence and contains:
- the LOC140424660 gene encoding protein rapunzel-like gives rise to the protein MANDKELDQALAELKANMKEAKVSMQVFQNRERFSTISGVLKPIFQVAGIILKLALGKRESEELTYMKEQFQTVRNQLDVISDQIKQVLWEIEKSTINNQYFPIEENLKNQFRKYMDIINAAPEFRESEKREFLTHFDVTKGDQNLHTLYDAVMGHSAIFGKPILETAMLYDQRNRRLMEELCSRLKELFCIGLIAMIGHAALTGTDVEALKKEWNEKITKVESRMKSMIDQCTKGFAEQAEIDVEGLIKNKGERDNKGCATYIIEALTGKYDWVKWSVRVYDPVSGFDNHCVIGPNRFHFFRLNGVNVVVSYAIDPKSPLNEAQIRQLMEGKDSWNDAKEVATFVHNNLPSGYVVHTVRRYKDLWVHKNFPNSCHFWETYSGVTLCVHST